TTCggtaatgttcccacatgcattgacaatgcgctgacgcacgttgtcaggcgtcgtcggtggatcacgatagcaaatatccttcaactttccccacagaaagaaatccgaggacgtcacatccggtgaacgtgcgggccatggtatgatgcttcgatgaccaatccacctgtcatgaaatatgctattcaataccgtttcaaccgcacgcgatgtatgtgccgcacatccatcatgttggaagtacatcgccattgtgtcatgcagtgaaacatcttgtagtaacatccgtagaacattacgtaggaaatcggcataaattgcaccatttagattgccatcgataaaatgggggccaattatccttcctcccataatgccgcacaacaCATTAaaacgccaaggtcgctgatgcccagtagtgcatattatgccggtttacgttaccgctgttggtgaatgacgcttcgtcgctaattagaacgcgtgcaaaaaatctgtcatcgtgccgtaatttctcttgtgcccagtggcagaactatacacgacgttcaaagtcgtcgccatgcaattcctggagcttagaaatacggtacgggtgcaatcgatgttgatgtagcattctcaacaccgacgtttttgacattcccgattcttgcgcaatttgtctgctactgatgtgcggagtagccgcgacagcagctaaaacacctacttgggcatcgtcatttgttgcaggtcgcggttgacgtttcacatgtggctgaacacttcctgtttccttaaataacgtaactatccggcgatcggtccggacacttggatgatgtcgtccaggataccgagcagcatacgtaacacccgcccgttggtcattttgatcacaatagccatacatctacacgatatcgaccttttgcgcaattggtaaacggtcaattttaacactggtaatgtatcacgaagcaagaaccgtccgcactggcggaatgttacgcgataccatgtacttatacgtttgtgactattacagcgccatctgtcacaaagcgaaaaaaatggtccaactaaaacattcatatttatttacgtactacacgaatatgcaataaaaatgggtgttcctatttaaaaaaaaaaaacgcagttgatatccgtttgacctatggcagcgccatctagcgggctaaccatagcgccatctggtttccgccttaaagctagacgagtttcgttctttgtagttttttcgttcgatgcttatttcgtgagatatttggcccgctcactatcaacggaccacacTGTATAACGAGACATCAACTACTGAGGTGGTAGAGGGTGTAACTCGGTGTGTAGGCAGTCAGCTAAGTATGGTGTTAGTGTGTTCATACATGCCTTTACTGCAGGCAGGAAGCATacaccattagtgacagtgcgtgtCGTGTACGTAAATCACGATTGTGACAATACCACGCTGAAAACAGTTATCACGTGACGAGAAAGAAAAATTATTGTATACAAGGAGATGGGACTGCCCATGTTCAAATCATCGACAAATCGAACCGTTTAAGTAGAGTGATCGATAGTACATAGAACTACTGCTGCCGGCAAATAAAGCATTTGAGCAGTCAGCAGTGATCTTTCCTCAGACAAGGACCGACTTCCTGATCTTGAGCCCCTTTGGCTGTACTATTCTGAGCCGTCCAAATATGAATTTTGTAAAATCATAGACGGCGAGCCACATATTTTTACAAACGAATCCTCGAGTTTCTGCACAGCTGCACTATTCAATTCCTcgtttagtgaagtgcaccagttgTGAAACCGAAAGATGCATCGAGCACTGAAGTTACCATGTCCCCCTCGGTAAAGGGTGGTATTTCTGTGCATTCTTCAAAGCTGGAAATTCGCTCCCACCCTCGTTTACCTGAGGACCTGAAGCTTCACGAGACGTTCGAATCATAGTGCTACACGGGATACTTCACACATGAAGTACGAAAGTTTTCAACGCATAAAAATTTGAAGAGAGTCAGATAATGTCACTAATAATAGAGCGTAGATATTCGTTTTACTAATCTCTATAAAGCACCCATCACATATGCATTTCTTGCAAGGACCTGAGTTCAaggaattttcttttaatttcagtcGTCTAGGCAATAGTATTGCTTATTCAGCTGCTTCTGCGCAATCAGAAGTGCAAGTTATTGCTGCGACAGTTCGACTTAATGTActttgacgccggccgcggtggtctagcggttctggcgctgcagtccggaaccgcgggactgctgcggtcgcaggctcgaatcctgcctcgggcatgggtgtgtgtgatgtccttaggttagttaggtttaagtagttctaagttctaggggacttatgacctaagatgttgagtcccatagtgctcagagccattttttgtactttgaccttcttttctttcttgtgctACCCgtttggtaatatttttttttcctaaacGTTGAATTTTAGTCACATTATAGGACGCAAGAGTCGATAGttgtgatagtgcatttactgGTTGGTAGGACTATTTTCAGTTGTTAATTCTAGTCCTCATACCGGATTGATTCAAAGATTAGGTTGAACAAGGTTCATTCATTTGTACAAAATAACTAGTACAACGCGTAATTGTTTGCCGAGATATTTCAAGCAGTTCAAGACCGCGGCACTTGCGAAAACCCCCACATAAAATACTGTGGAGCACAAACGAAAACAGCAGAGAGAAAGAGTCACCTAACTTCTGTTTACCGCGTTTACGGATTACTGCCGGCTTTGTGGCGTAACAGAGGACTCTCGCTGTAGAAGAGCTCGGTGCGAAATGTGGTCTTGCACTCGCTGAACCAAATAAGGGCTCCTCATAACGTCTAGTGCGTCTTTGTTTCGTGTCGCGACTAGCCTTACTGCAAACACAGAAGCTCGAAACGGAAGCGACCCTTGCAGTCGTATTCTTTTCGCGTCTTTCGTGCAACTGTCACTACTTACACCCAGGTCAAGAACTGTCCGACCATATCTTAACAGGAAGATAAAGGGCGCTTTTACAGAAGCCAGTTTGAGTGACTGGTAAAAAGGTTTAGATAGGATAAACATCATGCGCTTTGAATGGCGAACCGAATCAAACTCGAGACACAGAGGGATTAATGACGTTGCCTGCCAGTGGGCACTtatttaaatcaatggagaaatttgaaaatctatgccagactgggattcgaacccatgtGTCCTGCTTGTTAGGCAGATGTGCTGATtactgcgccatccagacacagtggtcatcgcaattgCACGAACAGCCCCTGCACCCCTCCTGTCAGACTCAAATTCGCACGCTATCCTCACACTACGGATGTATTGCCAgttttccattatccttgttacaCGCGATATTTCGCCGACTCCCGTAAGTGTTACAGTGTGGTGTGCATCTGTACTGAACTGATCATTCGTcgtcctcgccttaattatgtatgtggtatctgttctttcggacacgttgagaatttggatctgacgggaggcgtgctagggtagtaggTGCAGTTACACTGATCGCTGTTTCCGAATGGAGCAGCTGTCAGCGCATCTCCCTagaaagcaggagacctgggttcgtatCCCAGTCCGACACATATTTTTcacctttccccattgatttaaatcaatacccGCTGACAGCTAACATCATTAATTCATTTGTGTCTTTAGTCACAGCGGCTTTATTGGCTACATACAAAAACAAAAGCTGCCGAGTACACCTTCGGCCCATTGTTAGGGATGTAATAATTGAGTGAGATACATTGTACCGCTCACACCTGGCAAGCGAAACCTGTAAACATTTGTCTACTGTATCTGTGTCAAAAGCATTTTACGTAGTTGTAGCACAGCTTCatcaattattgaatttaattttgtattaagtATTGTAGTTTAgcatataaaatttaaaactacaATGTTTAACACCGGTTGATGTTTCTGCTTTATTTCTCATTGGACTTTTGGAGAATGGGTAGTATGATATTTCGAAATTAGTTGACCAGCAATAAGTTATTCTAAGATTTAGAATCGTAAGATATGGGTTTTATGTGTAGAGCGCATTATGTCACACATTGCTTACCACTTTCCACTCTTCATAAGTAACTAATCTAATGACTACGCTGTCGACGAGCcattaaactctctctctctctctctctctctctctctctctctctctccccctgtctCTCGTAGGTATACTGTACGACATGTTGTTAAATGGACTCATTGAATTTACTGACTATATGTCATTAGCATACGTTTCATGAAGTCATATGCAgtgacaatgaaaaagaatgcaaTCACTGCTGGTCCATTCAAAATAGCTACAGCCACATGACATACCGAAGGGCGTCATCTCCTTTCAGCGGCTTCGAAGGGAATTCGTTTGCAATACAGTCAGACTGGCTTCAGTGATCCGCATTATCAGTTTTAGACGCAAATTACGCTAATATGAAAGCAGCCTACGCTCAGTCAGCCTTTCAGATAATGGACTCATATTTGTCGTAATCCGGCGTAAAATCTCAGCCCGGCTATGCTGTTTCCATGATTTTATCGTTTTGGTTCCTCGAACAGCGACGTGATCTTTTCATTCGTAGTCTCATATACCTGAGTTAATGTGGGGTGTCAACAGGAAGAAACATACAACAATGCAAACGATTAAATCacaataataccgggtgatcaaaaagtcagtataagtttgaaaactgaataaatcaaggaataatgtagatagagaggtacaaattgacacacatgcttggaatgacatggggttttattagaaccaaaaaaatacaaaagttcaaaaaatgtccgacagatggcgcttcatctgatcagaatagcaataattagtataacaaagtaagacaaagcaaggatgatgttctttacaggaaatactcaatatgtccaccatcattcctcaacaatagctgtagtcgaggaataatgtcgataacagtactgtaaagcatgtccagagttatggtgaggcattggcgtcggatgttgtctttcagcatccctagagatgtcggtcgatcacgaaacacttgcgatttcaggtaaccccaaagccaataatctcacggactgaggtctggggacctgggaggccaagcatgacgaaagtggtagctgagcacacgatcatcaccaaacgacgagcgagatctttcacgcgtctagcaatatggggtggagcgccatcctgcataaacatcgtacgttccagcaggtgtttatcagccaggctggggatgatgcgattctgtgacttatcggcgtacctctcactcgtcacggtagcagttacaaaaccagaatcacgcacttCCTCGCAgagaaaaggcccgataacggtagatgtggtaaatccaacccatatcgtGACTTTCTCGTTTTGCAATGGAGTTTCTACGACAGTTCTAGGGTTTTCggtagccaaaattctgcagttgtgggcgttgacagacccagggagcatgaaatgagcttcgtcggtccacaacaagttactcaaccaatcgtcatgttgcgccatcttttgaaacgcccacaccgcaaatgccctccgcttcactaaatcgccaggtaacagttcatgatgctgatggattttgcacggatagcatcgcagggtacgcctaagtgccatccaacccgtggcttcgaacttcgaaatcattcttgccacagcttCATTTGTTAAcgaacctttacccgttcgaatccccatcctatggcgataggatcgtaacgctgaactagcacattccccattctgataatacagcttcactaaaagcgccttttcaggtaacgtcaatatgctgcgactgctggtgcatctgattctctctctcattacagctccttttatacacgattatcatgcgcagtcactgacgttttgttccagcgccatctgtcggacatattatgaactttgttttttttttgttctaataaaaccccatgtcattccaagcatgtgtgtccatttcttcctctctatctacattattacgtggtttattaagttttcgaatatactgactttttgatgaccctgTTATGTTTACCCTGACTACAGAAGTCATCTGTCTAAACTGACTGGCGTGGCAAAAGAGATTCCTATTGTAGAATGCAGCACGTCATAACATCAAAGACAACTGACTATCCAAATGAGGGATAGGTTGATTTGTTGTAAGTATAGGACGCTCAAACTGAGATTACCAGCACCATCGCTAACATAATTCAAGatgaatttatttaaaatgtttaaaacgTTAATCAACTtatcgttcttcttcttcttcttattcttgcggATTATCATCGGCTGGATCCGCTTCTCTGCTGCCAGCCGCCATCTCCTTCTGTCTTGCCTTTCCTCAGCATTCATAATCCTTGCTTCTACTGCGTCCTCCACATCATTTGGCCAGTTGCGTCATCTAGTGGGCAACCACTTTTCTTCCGCTGGAATGGTATCCATCGCAGAGTCCTATGAGGTATACATCCCTATCCATTTCTTCCTTTGTCGGCTTACGTCATTTCTTATCCTATCTATCCTAGTGCAGCTTGCGTTGTGTCTTAATTAATCACTCTGGACCACAGTATTATACATTCTTATTCATTATACAGCTCACCTACTGCAACCTCTTTGGTTTTTAATATTTTCGGAGGATTTAGTacggacacaaacataaaaaagtcAAGTAAATGCATCCATTAAAAGCTttgggcacttgttcagtggaacAGGTGTGTTTCATAGTAGCAATGATGagaaagtgctcataactcttaaggtatgcattttagagcccttgtatCCTCGACATAGTTTCCTTGTTTTCGTTCACCCTAACTTCTCTGAAACTTGGCTACCCTACATTTTTTGCAACAAGACTACTGATACACCTATTCCActctcagaggtatcagaacgattttcgcttataactttcgactcggtcgtttctggacTAGTGTCTCTTACGTGAAATTGATACTTTTACCCTTATCCACCGTtcctaaaattttgaaacatcatcACGGAACAATCGCCTTGTAAATATGAGCCACCACGGTATTCGTTCAGCAATATGACGGACCAAGTTCTCTTTATAGTTAGTTTGGATGTGGAGACCCtcgtttccacatctacatctacatttatactccgcaagccacccaacggtgtgtggcggagggcactttacgtgccgctgtcattaccttcctttcctgttccagtcgcgtatggttcgcgggaagaacgactgccggaaagcctccgtgcgcgctcgaatctctctaattttacattcgtgatctcctcgggaggtataagtagggggaagcaatatattcgatacctcatccagaaacgcaccctctcgaaacctggacagcaagctacaccgcgatgcagagcgcctctcttgcagagtctgccacttgagtttgctaaacatctccgtaacgctatcacttttaccaaatatccctgtgacgaaacgcgccgctcttctttggatcttctctatctcctctgtcaacccgacctggtacggatcccactctgatgacgattactcaagtataggtcgaacgagtgttttgtaagccacctcctttgttgatggactacattttctaaggactctcccaatgaatctcaacctggcacccgccttaccaacaattaattttatatgatcattccacttcaaatcgtttcgcacgcatactcccagatgttttacagaagtaactgctaccagtgtttgttccgctgtcatatgatcatacaataaaggctcggTGTCGTGTCGCAGCTACGCGCTGCCTCTGGCGCTGTCCTACACGATGACGGCGGTGGTCTCGCTGGTGCTGTCCGCCGCCTCCCTCGCGGGCCTCTTCTGGTTGCCGGACACGCCCTGGTACTACTTCAGCAAGGGCCGCCCCGACGAAGCCAAAGCCTCTCTGCGCTGGTTCAGGGTCGGCAAGACGGTAAGTACACTCTGCTCTCTCCATGTGCCGTATCACACATCATCCTCTGTGTTAGTGCGAACAAAACGAGATTCAAATACCTTGCTTACACCAACCAGTGTCCATTCCATTGCAACTGAAAGTATCTAACGAAAGCCCGCCCGGTTAACGGTGCAgtccaacgcacggctttccggacgggaaggcgtgccggtccccggcacgaatccgcccggcggattagcgtcgaggtccggtgaaccgaccagtctgtggatggtttttaggtgattttccatctgcctcagcgagtGAGGGCTCGTTCCCCCGTATTCCGTCTCaactacactgtgtcggcgatggCTGAgcaaacgagttctccacgtacgcgtacaccaccattactctaccacgcaaacatagggcttacactcgtctggtatgagacgttccctgtggggggggggggggggggggggcgaaccgcacaataaccttgagttcggtgtggggcggcggaggggtgaagtggactgcggtagtcgtcgtggggttgcgaaccactgcggctgcggcggggaaggagcctctccgtcgtttctaggtccccggttaacataacataacatctaACGAAAAATATTTAACGATGGGAAATGGCGGAAAGTATGtgtcaaaatgaaaattatttaatttgtaaGTTTCTAATGAAAGGAACTTCGAACATTGACAGTATTAAATGAAACCAAAGAGTGATCAGCTTGAAATTCATGTCACTTGTGAGCGAGATTTATCTGTTTATACTACTGCGTGGTGTCTCTTCTTTTGGACatttccggaagaacagacaccacgcatttatacagggtggtccattgatactgaccgggccaaatatctcacgaaataagcatcaaacgaaaaaactacaaaggacgaaactcgtctagcttgaaggcggaagctagatggcgctatggttaggccgctagatggcgctgccataggtcaacggatatcaactgcgtttttaaaaataggaacccccattttttattacatattcgtgaagtacgtaaagaaatatgaatgttttagttggaccacttttttcgctttgtgatagatggcgctgtaatagtcataagtacgtggtatcacgtaacattccgccagtgcagacggtatttgcttcgtgttacattacgcatgttaaaatggaccgtttaccaattgcggaaaaggtcgatatcgtgttgatgtatggctattgtgatcaaaatgcacaacgggcctgtgctatgtatgctgctcggtatcgtggacgacataatccaagggtccggaccgttcgccggatagttacgttatataaggaaacaggaagagttcagccacatgtgaaacgtcatcgacgacctgcaacaattgatgatgcccaaataggtgttttagctgctgtcgcggctaatccacacatcagtagcagacaaattgcgcgagaatcgggaatctcaaaaacgtcggtgttgagaatgctacatcaacatcgattgcacccgtcccatatttctatgcaccgggaattgcatggcgacgactttgaacgtctagtacagttatgccactgggcagaagagaaattacgggacgatgacagattttttgcacgcgttctatttagcgacgaagcgtcattcaccaacagcggtaaagtaaaccggcgtagtatgcactattggacaacggaaaatccacgatggctgcgacaagtggaacatgagcgaccttggcgggtcaatgtaacttatacgttcgtgactattacagcgctatctatcacaaagggaaaaaagtggttccactaaaacattcatatttctttacgtactacacgaatatggaataaaaatgggggttcctatttaaaaaaaaacgcagttgatatccgtttgtcctatggcagcgccatctagtgggccaacaatagcgccatctggtttcccccttcaagctagacaagtttcgttttttgtagttttttcgtttgacgattatttcgtgagatatttggcctggtcacgatcaatggaccactctgtatatcagTTAGATGCGTGttaattttttgtctttaaaaTCCAACTTtctcaaaatgacatttttcaataaaaatgcCTTTTGTTCTCAGAAGCTTCTAAATCCACTCCTCTGAATTGTTTACCACGTAACATAGATAATATCGTGATATTGCAGGTCTACTTTAGTAGCATTTAGTTTAAtagttaaaattgaagaaattaaaattgtgaaaatgtacatgaaaaattatatgtttaggaAAAGAAATCGTAACTTTTTTCCTAACTGCCGttttaaagtgactgcagagcaaTATATTCACAGAAAACATGTGGTAAAAAATCTCGTATTTATATATTCTACAGATTCTGAGAAAACGGGGCATTTATATAGGCATTTTAAGATTGTCAAGATAGGGTGGTACGACTCCACTTAAAGTTTATTTTTAGAtcgacacagttttttttttcttgaaccTTTTGGTCCTTACTGACAACAAAGAACGCCACAGTACcatgtcttgtaggcgatgacatctcggtcggcaaaaGATTCTAGTCTAGGTAACGATGCGTTCTCACAACGGACCATAGCGAGTGTAAACCACCCACTGCCAGCTGCTCCAGTTGCAATATCGAGTgaaaaattaactcgacatccacgaaAGAAAATCGGTCCATTCAGAATTACACTTTGGGcagttccatttgtgccaagtttatttTCCGAGCTGATTAAGTGTTTATATAAACTGGCATGCGGTGGCGACGATGACGATACActcgtcgacgaggcatagtgcttcaatgctgttgcagatagagcacacagcggaatgattccgctggcgtgcactgcccgcttatatcgAGAACGCGTGACCTTCGTTACGTTACGCACTGATAACGGCTCTAAGCGCACCAGCGGCTGTAGAATTAACAGCGTACGCGCGCTCAAGCCGTACTAGGAGCGCGCGTCTGCTGGTGAtccgtggtaaaaaaaaaaaaagaaaaaataattggaGACCACTGCTCTATGCTGTCCGCGATAGAGAGGATGCTGATGCGAGGAACGCTTTGCAGGAGGAGGAACTGGAGACGGAGTTCGCAATGAGGCAGGCGGCGGTCGAAAAGAAGCGGCTGGAAGACGCCGAGCGGCACGTGTCGCTGCGCGACCTGTTCGCCACCAAGGCCAACCGGCGCGCCTTCGCCATCGGGATGGTGGTGTGCGCCAACCAGCAGCTGAGCGGCATCATCGCGGTGACGTCGTACGCCGAGGGCATCTTCTCGGCGGCGGGCAGCGCCATCGACCCCGCGCTCAGCGCCGTCGTCGTGGGCGCCTCCCTGCTGGGCGGCGTCGCCGTCTCGACGCTGCTGACGGACCGCGCGGGCCGCCGCGCGCTGCTGTTGCTTAGCAACGCGGGCATCGCCGTCTCGACGGCGGCGCTGGGCGCCCACTTCTACGTGACGCGCGCCGGCGGCTGGTCGCCCGGCTGGCTGCCTATCGCCTCCCTGTGCGTGTTCGTCGTGACCGTCTCGCTGGGCGTCTACCCGGTGCCCTACGTCGTGCTCGCCGAGATATTCTCGCCGCGCATCCGCGAACTGGCCACCTCGCTCGGGCTGACGctgctgtggggcgtgtgcttcCTGGTCGCCAAGCTGTACCCGTCCGTGGCCGCTGCCTGGGGCGACCACGTCTGCTATTGGTTCTTCTGCGCGAGCTGCGTCGCCTGCGGGCTCTTCATCGCGCTGGTGATGCCCGAAACCAAGGGCCGCTCGCTCGAGGACATCCAGAACGACCTCGCGGCCGGCAGGCTGTGCGGCAGGAGGGCCAAGACCGAGGAGGCGATCTTCAGCTCGTCCAGATGGCTCACGCTCAGCGGCCAGAATCTCAGCGTCAACAATCAGAAGAAAGAGATCGTCTGGTGACCGTCTCCATCCGTAAGGGGCGTGCCATGACCTCGCGCCATTGGATCCGAATCTTGATCCGTCCATGTGATTCGGAAAGGCTCTACTATTTGTTATGTTGTACCTTTCACTTCGAAGACGGggtcgatgcagctctccaagctagtctatcGTGTGGAAATCTTTCAGTGTCCGCACGAGTACCGCAATCTGCGCCCAATTGCAGAggttcagttggttcaaatggatctgagcactatgggatctaacatctgaggtcatcagtcccctagaacttagaactacttaaacctaactaacctaaggacatcacgcacatccatgcccgagacaggattctaacctgcgactgtagtgcccAATTGCCGAGGTTTACTGTATTGTTTCCCACTACAATGTTCACCCTCAAAGTATACCTCCACAGCCAAATTAACTATTCATTGATGCCTCATGATGCGCCCGTTAGTCCATCATTGTTGAACTGTTATTTGGAAAAGTACTACTGTTTATGATGGTGCAGTGTCCAGTTCGACATTACGTCAATCCTGCTCTCCACACTAATTTATCTCCAGCTAACCAGCTAACACTTACAACCTTCTTTACGTTCGCAAATGTTTTACTATATTCAAACTCCAGTCTCCTTTCCACTGCCACTCTATGTTGTACCATAAACTCACTACTCTCTCATTCGATAAAGAGCTTAATTTATTACCCATTCTACCCATCCCAACCTCTTCTCCAACGTCACAGTATCTTCCTGGGTgttctgtttatcgtccatgtttcagttacacgttgtccgcccctggtagctgaatggtatgccggcacggcagctcagcgtgttcggtcagagggtttagctaccctctgtaataaaaaaaaactgagtgaatggatcaaagaacaacctgaacgagtgccaTCGGacatccgccacgaacaaattcaacgaacaatatagaacaaaatgagattaaaaaaaaaaaaagt
This portion of the Schistocerca nitens isolate TAMUIC-IGC-003100 chromosome 7, iqSchNite1.1, whole genome shotgun sequence genome encodes:
- the LOC126195719 gene encoding facilitated trehalose transporter Tret1-like, with the translated sequence MSVLRQFAATVIVDVSCCMLFGVVAGWTSSALPLLQSDASPLGVPLTVEEGSWVGAVSTLTGTVGTPLFGLCVARYGCKPSAFLAAALMLVSWVLILVGQHVAVLIVSRALAGVSGAGGFVVCGAYVRDISEDAVRGSLCSFLVIAYIIGLLCSYALPLALSYTMTAVVSLVLSAASLAGLFWLPDTPWYYFSKGRPDEAKASLRWFRVGKTEEELETEFAMRQAAVEKKRLEDAERHVSLRDLFATKANRRAFAIGMVVCANQQLSGIIAVTSYAEGIFSAAGSAIDPALSAVVVGASLLGGVAVSTLLTDRAGRRALLLLSNAGIAVSTAALGAHFYVTRAGGWSPGWLPIASLCVFVVTVSLGVYPVPYVVLAEIFSPRIRELATSLGLTLLWGVCFLVAKLYPSVAAAWGDHVCYWFFCASCVACGLFIALVMPETKGRSLEDIQNDLAAGRLCGRRAKTEEAIFSSSRWLTLSGQNLSVNNQKKEIVW